Within Pseudomonas paeninsulae, the genomic segment CCTGCTGCTGCTTTGCCAGCTATCGCAAGGCGAGCGCAATGTCAGCGAGCTGGAAAGCCTGCTCGGTATCCAGCAGCCGACGCTGTCGCAGCAGTTGGCGGTATTGCGGCGTGAAGGGTTGGTGGAAACCCGTCGCGAAGGTAAGCAGATCCACTACCGGATCAGCAGCCCGGCCGCCTTGGCGGTGATCAATACGCTGTATCAGTTGTTCTGCGCAGGAGAAACCGCATGAGTATCGATGGCATCGCTGTCGGTGGGCTCACTATCGACTGGTTGAATTTCACGCCCTGGAGCTCTCTCGCGGG encodes:
- a CDS encoding ArsR/SmtB family transcription factor, which codes for MNAPEQTLDVQQLRANAAAAGQLLKALANPDRLLLLCQLSQGERNVSELESLLGIQQPTLSQQLAVLRREGLVETRREGKQIHYRISSPAALAVINTLYQLFCAGETA